The DNA region GGTTGAGCATAGGCGTGGATGGCCGGGCCAAGCCCGGCCAAGACGCGGTTGCGATGGCGAGCGTAATGAAGAACCGGTGGTCATTTGGCTCAGGCGAATGGACCCATCCACGTCTTGGCCGGGCTTGGCCCGGCCATCCACGCCTGTCCGCTGCGAATTCCGGACCATCCGGAGTCGATCCGATCAGTCATACCTCAAGTCATCACGGACAAGCGGCCTCAAGCCAGCTCCTCCACGACCATAGGAAACAGGCGTTGATAGGCTTCGCCATAGGTCATGGCTTTGCCGGTGTTGCGGCCACCCTGCATGCCACGCTGGAGGGCGACCCGCAGGTAATATTCCCAGAGATGTTTCTGCGCCGCGAGGACCTGGAAGGCTTCGTATTTCCGCTCCCAGACCTCATCGATATTGACGATGACGTTCGGCTTGAAGTTGCACATCTCGGGCTGGTGCGGCTCGAACAGAAAGACGGGCGGGGCGTTGTAGCTGTAGGTCGCGCCGGGCTTGTGACCCATTGCCTGCGCCACGATGCGGGCCTCCTGGGCGAAGCGCGTCGCCTCCGGATGATCCACGTTATAGGGATCTTCGAGCGAATGAGTGAGCACGAAGGACGGATTGAGCTCGCGGTAGATGTCGATGAGACGATCGAGCATCGCCTCGTTCAAGCGCAGCGGATAGTCGCCGGCGTCGAAGAACTCGATCTCAGCGCCGAGGATTTCCGCCGCCCTGCGGGCCTCCTCCTCGCGCTTCGCCTTCACCTCGGCGAGCTGCGCTCCGGCGATCTTCCAGGCGAATTGGCTTTCGCCCCGCTCGCCAAATGACAGGCAAACGATCTTGACCCGGTAGCCCTTCCTGGCGTGGAGCGCGATGGCGCCGCCGGCCCGCCAGACGAAATCTCCCGGATGCGCCGTGACGACGAGGCCGGTCTTTGCAGGGTTTGGCATGGGCTCCTCTCTTTGCTGCGAGCCGTCCCGGCTCATGCTTGCGGCTCAATGCGCGATGATCTTCGACAGGAAGATGCGCGCCCGTTCGGTCTCCGGCGCCTTGAAGAACAGCTCGCTCGGCCGGTCCTCGACGATCCGGCCCTCGTCCATGAACACCACGCGCGAGGCGACGCGGCGCGCGAACCCCATCTCATGGGTGACCACCACCATCGTCATGCCCTCCCGGGCCAGCGCGACCATGACGTCGAGAACCTCGTTGATCATTTCCGGATCGAGCGCGGAGGTCGGCTCGTCGAACAGCAGCGCCACCGGATCGAGCGCCAGCGCCCGCGCGATCGCCACTCTTTGCTGTTGGCCCCCCGAAAGATCGGCCGGATAGGCTTCGGCCCTCTCGCGCAGGCCGACGCGCGTCAGAAGCTCCAGGTTGCGGGTTCG from Rhizobiales bacterium GAS188 includes:
- a CDS encoding 4-oxalomesaconate hydratase, which translates into the protein MPNPAKTGLVVTAHPGDFVWRAGGAIALHARKGYRVKIVCLSFGERGESQFAWKIAGAQLAEVKAKREEEARRAAEILGAEIEFFDAGDYPLRLNEAMLDRLIDIYRELNPSFVLTHSLEDPYNVDHPEATRFAQEARIVAQAMGHKPGATYSYNAPPVFLFEPHQPEMCNFKPNVIVNIDEVWERKYEAFQVLAAQKHLWEYYLRVALQRGMQGGRNTGKAMTYGEAYQRLFPMVVEELA
- a CDS encoding polar amino acid transport system ATP-binding protein/glutamate/aspartate transport system ATP-binding protein produces the protein MSSAPLIVLDHVSKSYGRNPVLRDCSLRVAPGEIVVVCGPSGSGKSTLIKCINGLEPYQSGSLTFEGKEIGARSTDLPRLRSRIGMVFQSFELYPHMTAVQNVMLAQVHALKRSRSEARTRNLELLTRVGLRERAEAYPADLSGGQQQRVAIARALALDPVALLFDEPTSALDPEMINEVLDVMVALAREGMTMVVVTHEMGFARRVASRVVFMDEGRIVEDRPSELFFKAPETERARIFLSKIIAH